One window from the genome of Gimesia aquarii encodes:
- the uvrA gene encoding excinuclease ABC subunit UvrA: MSQTDIIITGAREHNLQNVSVQLPRNQLIVMTGVSGSGKSSLAFDTLYAEGQRRYVESLSSYARQFLGQMPKPEVDSISGLAPSISIQQKMSGRNPRSTVGTITEIYDYLRVLFARVGQGVCEKCGKPITSQSSERIIDSISLLPAKTRFSVLAPLIQQQKGEYKDLFEDLLKQGFLRARVDGQIVQLSDQLQLDRQMRHTIEVVVDRLVAGKTSRSRLAESVELALKLSNGTLIVAEEVSSQHPDKTNADALQDKIYSSRYACADCGISYEPPTPQLFSFNSPLGMCTECNGLGMRYDFPLEALITKEHLSMQKGAFELMGPMSKVGKWRRHIYAGVARSIEKDLNLKEDSFLKTPWNELPEAAQHQFLYGTGDRNITYSWRHSGGVWKHGGTWNGYVEELLENYRKTSNPMLRKYLEKYMEFVHCSSCDGTRLNSQARHVRIASNSFSSNGSRKAIEKTLPEVCAFSIEEAAAFFESLDLDETGSLIADEVLKEIRGRLGFLLRCGLNYLTIDRTAPTLSGGESQRIRLAGQIGCGLVGVVYILDEPSIGLHPRDNTMLLESLCDLRDQGNTVIVVEHDEETMRAADHIVDFGPGPGIRGGHIVAEGSFQNVLKAKESVTAQFLSGKEKIEIPETRRRLIKKESITIKGAKHHNLKNINVAIPTKGFICVTGVSGSGKSSLVNDILWPVLNQKINKGKGSPGEHQKVTGLEFIDKAIDIDQSPIGRTPRSNPATYVKVFDLIRDLYAKLPDSRMRGYKSGRFSFNVSGGRCEACEGHGANKLEMDFLADVWVPCPVCEGRRFHHETLEIRYKGANIAEVLDMDIQQAIEHFQNVPKILKLLESLHAVGLDYLKLGQPSPTLSGGEAQRVKLARELGKRSTGSTFYLLDEPTTGLHFADVKLLLDVLHHLVDAGNTVLVVEHHLDVIKTADWVIDLGPEGGEGGGTILVEGTPEEVAACPYSYTGLALKEQTDLVPAKAAKQKKKTKPLQLNNPHLRWQSATTKQNGKAKSDSSRITIRGAGQHNLQKLDVQIPRNQMNVFCGPSGSGKSSLAMDTLYAEGQRRYVESLSAYARQFLGQMPKPKFEHIHGLSPAIAIEQKTTGHSPRSTVGTVTEIYDYLRVLYARLGAMYCPDCDVPVETQTTDEVIQRILAMETGTKLLILAPVEINVGQSYDTLWEKLQTQGFLRVRIDGITYRLEEVPDIDRRRRHEVEVVIDRITVAAKSRSRIADSVESALALGEGLMYACYCDDEIPEDEWDFETFSLYYFCEQCGQSFEELTPHNYSFNSPLGWCEYCEGLGTELGTNLSELIPDPNRSLQDAAVAAWPDPRSNPQFKKMLAAIAKQFRIPLDVPFNQLSVKQQRLVLYGDEERWVSLDRSGKIQFQYKGLYPAIEEASRLSFAYRSRLHEMTGEVPCSVCNGSKLRTDAAAVRFHGKTINQFCELPLKDALIFMKKVKLDKREKQIAGDLIKEATSRLQFLVDVGLDYLTLGRPLPTLSGGESQRIRLAGQVGRSLTGVLYVLDEPTIGLHPRDNTRLINTLKKLRDIGNTIVMVEHDREVLEASDRLYDFGPGAGRFGGTIVGEGSPKQLQRRKKSLTGQYLSDHLTITVPEERRVIYQKQGKRENPVSPTGHWLELKGARQNNLQSVDLSIPLGAFVCITGVSGSGKSSLIEETLARAVTKKLHRSKEAPGPHDELLGLDQINKAIIVDQKPLGNTPASNPATYTGVFDQIRELFSRLPDSKVRGYQPGRFSFNRSGGRCEDCDGNGQRCIEMHFLPDVWVTCETCNGKRYNQETLAVQYKGKSIADVLEMSIGEVADLFKNIPAIRRTMETLCAIGLDYLTLGQSAPTLSGGESQRVKLAAELARPNTGKTLYLLDEPTTGLHFDDIAKLLKVLNSLVELGNTVIVIEHNLDVIKTADWLVDIGPEAGSAGGQIIASGTPEKLVEHAEQFQKQPTSTKSRKSKRVPLLRSYTGEILKPILSSGKRQEREVFDAQSLSEKQAGDIDLKQIGRDAQMPWQKDGQAWHTQDHMALSGASCKWEGKALEAIIAFIETKEGFGEINWNHRSIVEVGGPVKKQGWFLHANTGDQWLLRLSFRVKRNTFKQDELRGQLALKSLDDLDELPIYGRSNRVRVKNLKGPWQEVSLTIHWYEEIDTSEFWAFLESACESYLGLIHRDQIKPDEIMPWKVLKKKWHLSRKGFPNNKRIAWDAELLESLFELVEKTYPDSTIQWDNKSLVNFVSSGKKKPFLIIHTKRREGVDVTLQSANGEITLGKIAELGMEREIKSDSKGKEQARIRFASKKQIQSKAFKQLLKEMVK; this comes from the coding sequence ATGTCACAAACAGATATCATCATCACCGGTGCTCGCGAGCACAATCTGCAAAACGTCAGTGTCCAACTTCCCCGAAACCAGTTAATTGTTATGACGGGAGTCAGTGGTTCCGGTAAAAGTTCACTTGCTTTTGATACATTGTATGCGGAAGGTCAAAGACGCTACGTGGAGTCGCTTTCCAGTTATGCGCGTCAATTTCTGGGACAAATGCCCAAACCGGAAGTAGACTCGATATCCGGTCTCGCTCCTTCGATTTCGATCCAACAAAAAATGAGCGGACGAAATCCACGCAGCACGGTAGGAACGATTACAGAAATCTACGATTACTTGCGTGTGCTGTTTGCCCGGGTGGGGCAGGGAGTTTGCGAAAAATGTGGCAAGCCGATCACTTCACAAAGTAGCGAGCGGATAATTGACTCCATTTCCTTGCTTCCCGCTAAAACCCGCTTTTCGGTTTTAGCGCCCTTAATTCAACAGCAGAAAGGAGAATATAAAGATCTCTTTGAGGACCTGTTGAAACAAGGTTTCCTCAGGGCACGCGTTGATGGTCAAATTGTGCAACTCTCCGACCAACTTCAGCTTGACCGGCAAATGCGACATACAATTGAGGTGGTCGTTGATCGTCTTGTTGCGGGAAAGACCAGTCGCTCCCGGTTGGCAGAATCCGTTGAGTTAGCTTTGAAACTTTCGAATGGAACTTTGATTGTTGCAGAAGAAGTTTCATCCCAGCATCCAGACAAAACAAACGCGGATGCGCTTCAGGATAAAATTTATAGTTCCCGATATGCCTGTGCCGATTGCGGTATCAGTTATGAGCCACCAACTCCTCAGCTTTTCAGTTTTAATAGTCCCCTGGGGATGTGTACTGAATGTAATGGGCTGGGAATGCGATACGATTTCCCGTTGGAGGCACTCATCACGAAAGAACATCTTTCGATGCAAAAAGGTGCCTTTGAACTGATGGGGCCGATGAGCAAAGTTGGAAAGTGGCGACGACATATTTACGCCGGTGTTGCCCGCTCGATCGAAAAAGATTTAAACCTGAAGGAAGACAGCTTCCTGAAAACCCCCTGGAACGAATTACCCGAGGCTGCGCAACACCAGTTTCTCTATGGAACCGGTGATCGAAATATTACCTATAGCTGGCGGCATTCAGGAGGAGTCTGGAAACATGGTGGCACCTGGAATGGATATGTCGAAGAACTGCTGGAGAATTATCGCAAAACCAGTAACCCGATGCTGCGGAAGTACCTCGAAAAATACATGGAATTTGTGCATTGTTCCAGTTGCGATGGAACGCGTTTGAATTCACAGGCTCGCCATGTTCGCATCGCTTCCAATAGTTTTTCCTCTAATGGGAGCCGAAAGGCAATAGAAAAAACGCTACCAGAAGTTTGTGCTTTCAGTATCGAAGAAGCGGCCGCGTTTTTTGAATCACTGGACCTGGATGAAACTGGTTCTCTGATCGCAGATGAAGTGTTAAAAGAAATTCGGGGGCGGCTTGGTTTTCTGTTACGCTGTGGTCTGAATTACCTGACGATTGACCGGACGGCACCCACACTTTCCGGAGGCGAAAGCCAACGTATCCGGTTGGCAGGGCAGATTGGCTGCGGTCTGGTGGGCGTGGTTTATATTTTAGATGAGCCCTCGATTGGCCTGCATCCCCGCGATAATACGATGCTACTGGAAAGCCTGTGTGACCTGCGCGATCAAGGTAATACCGTGATCGTAGTTGAACATGACGAAGAGACCATGCGTGCCGCCGATCATATTGTTGACTTTGGACCCGGTCCGGGCATACGCGGAGGCCATATTGTTGCGGAAGGTTCATTTCAGAATGTTCTGAAAGCGAAAGAAAGTGTAACGGCTCAATTTCTTTCCGGGAAAGAAAAAATTGAAATTCCGGAAACACGACGTCGACTGATCAAAAAAGAATCCATTACCATCAAGGGAGCCAAACACCATAACCTGAAAAATATTAATGTCGCGATTCCGACGAAGGGGTTTATCTGTGTCACCGGTGTCAGTGGTTCCGGAAAGAGTTCTCTCGTCAATGATATTCTCTGGCCTGTGTTGAATCAAAAGATCAACAAGGGAAAGGGAAGTCCGGGCGAGCATCAAAAAGTCACCGGGTTAGAATTCATCGACAAAGCCATTGATATCGATCAGTCTCCCATTGGTCGAACTCCACGTTCTAATCCAGCGACGTATGTGAAAGTCTTTGATCTGATTCGTGATCTCTATGCCAAACTGCCTGATTCTCGGATGCGAGGCTATAAATCCGGAAGATTCAGTTTCAATGTGAGTGGCGGACGCTGTGAGGCCTGTGAAGGGCACGGGGCCAATAAACTGGAGATGGACTTTCTCGCGGATGTCTGGGTACCCTGTCCGGTCTGTGAAGGGCGACGCTTTCATCACGAAACTTTGGAAATTCGTTACAAGGGAGCCAATATTGCGGAGGTCCTGGATATGGATATCCAGCAGGCGATTGAACATTTTCAGAATGTTCCCAAAATTTTGAAACTGCTTGAATCACTGCATGCGGTCGGACTGGACTATCTTAAGCTGGGACAACCTTCCCCTACGCTTTCTGGTGGCGAAGCACAACGGGTTAAGCTGGCTCGCGAGTTAGGCAAGCGTTCAACGGGGAGTACATTCTATCTGTTAGATGAGCCAACGACGGGGCTGCATTTCGCTGATGTCAAGTTACTGCTTGATGTGCTACATCACCTGGTTGATGCCGGCAACACGGTGCTGGTTGTGGAACACCATCTAGATGTCATTAAAACGGCGGACTGGGTCATTGACTTGGGACCAGAGGGAGGGGAAGGGGGAGGCACCATTCTGGTGGAAGGTACACCCGAGGAAGTTGCTGCTTGTCCGTATTCCTACACTGGTTTAGCTCTGAAAGAACAGACAGATCTGGTACCCGCGAAAGCAGCCAAGCAGAAGAAAAAAACAAAGCCTTTGCAACTCAATAATCCTCATCTGCGTTGGCAGTCAGCAACAACCAAACAAAATGGAAAGGCTAAAAGTGACAGCTCTCGCATTACCATTCGAGGGGCGGGACAGCATAATTTACAGAAATTAGATGTGCAAATTCCCCGTAACCAGATGAATGTGTTCTGCGGTCCGAGTGGCAGTGGTAAAAGTTCACTGGCGATGGATACACTGTATGCGGAAGGACAACGGCGCTATGTTGAATCGTTGTCTGCGTACGCGCGGCAGTTTTTAGGGCAAATGCCCAAGCCAAAATTTGAACACATTCATGGACTCTCCCCGGCGATTGCCATCGAGCAAAAGACAACAGGCCACTCACCACGTTCGACAGTCGGGACAGTGACGGAAATTTACGATTACCTGCGTGTGTTATATGCCCGCCTGGGAGCCATGTATTGCCCGGACTGTGATGTTCCCGTTGAAACGCAGACGACAGATGAAGTCATCCAGAGAATTCTGGCCATGGAAACAGGCACAAAACTACTCATTCTGGCTCCCGTAGAAATCAATGTGGGCCAGTCCTATGACACTCTCTGGGAAAAGTTACAGACACAGGGTTTTCTGCGAGTTCGCATCGATGGCATCACCTATCGCCTGGAAGAGGTTCCCGATATCGACCGTCGTCGTCGCCATGAAGTAGAAGTTGTCATCGACCGAATTACGGTAGCTGCCAAGAGCCGTTCGCGAATCGCCGATTCCGTCGAGTCGGCATTGGCACTCGGGGAGGGGCTGATGTATGCCTGCTATTGTGATGATGAGATTCCGGAAGATGAATGGGACTTTGAAACATTCAGCCTCTATTACTTCTGCGAACAGTGTGGGCAAAGTTTTGAAGAGCTTACGCCTCATAATTATTCTTTCAACAGCCCTTTGGGATGGTGTGAATACTGTGAAGGCTTGGGGACCGAACTGGGTACGAACTTATCTGAGTTGATTCCTGATCCGAATCGCAGTTTGCAAGATGCTGCCGTGGCAGCCTGGCCCGATCCGCGATCGAATCCGCAATTCAAAAAAATGCTGGCAGCGATTGCCAAACAATTTCGCATTCCATTGGATGTGCCTTTCAATCAACTCAGTGTGAAACAACAACGGTTGGTACTCTATGGTGATGAGGAGCGTTGGGTTTCACTGGATCGCTCCGGGAAAATTCAATTCCAATACAAGGGGCTCTATCCGGCCATTGAAGAAGCCTCGCGCCTGTCGTTTGCCTATCGCAGTCGTTTACATGAGATGACAGGCGAAGTGCCCTGTTCGGTTTGTAATGGAAGTAAATTACGTACAGATGCCGCCGCGGTGCGATTTCATGGGAAAACGATCAATCAGTTCTGCGAGCTTCCTTTGAAAGACGCTTTAATCTTTATGAAAAAAGTAAAGCTTGACAAACGAGAAAAGCAGATCGCGGGTGACTTGATTAAAGAAGCAACCAGCCGACTGCAGTTTCTGGTGGATGTCGGTCTTGACTATTTAACGCTCGGCCGTCCTTTGCCTACGCTCTCCGGTGGGGAAAGTCAAAGAATCCGTCTAGCAGGACAAGTTGGACGATCTCTGACCGGGGTCCTGTATGTCTTGGATGAACCGACCATCGGTTTGCATCCGCGTGATAACACTCGCTTGATCAACACGCTCAAAAAACTCCGAGACATCGGCAATACAATTGTGATGGTCGAGCACGATCGTGAAGTGCTGGAAGCGTCAGACCGTCTTTACGACTTCGGACCCGGTGCAGGGCGATTTGGCGGAACCATTGTTGGTGAAGGTTCTCCCAAACAATTACAACGCAGAAAGAAATCACTCACGGGTCAATATCTGTCGGATCACTTAACAATCACAGTTCCTGAAGAACGTCGAGTGATTTATCAAAAACAGGGGAAGCGAGAAAATCCCGTTTCCCCAACAGGACACTGGCTGGAACTAAAGGGCGCCCGGCAAAATAATTTGCAGTCGGTCGATCTTTCGATTCCTCTGGGAGCGTTTGTTTGTATCACCGGTGTTTCCGGTTCAGGAAAAAGTTCTCTGATCGAAGAGACTTTGGCTCGCGCCGTTACCAAAAAACTACATCGTTCTAAAGAAGCACCCGGCCCTCACGATGAACTACTGGGACTCGATCAGATCAATAAAGCCATTATTGTTGATCAGAAGCCGTTGGGAAATACGCCTGCCTCGAATCCCGCCACTTATACCGGCGTGTTTGATCAAATCAGAGAACTCTTTTCACGACTGCCTGATTCAAAAGTCCGCGGGTATCAACCAGGTCGATTCAGCTTTAACCGATCCGGCGGTCGCTGTGAAGACTGTGATGGGAATGGCCAACGCTGTATCGAAATGCATTTCCTCCCCGATGTGTGGGTCACCTGTGAAACTTGTAACGGCAAGCGATACAATCAGGAAACATTGGCCGTTCAGTATAAGGGTAAGTCAATTGCCGATGTACTGGAGATGTCGATTGGCGAAGTGGCTGATTTGTTCAAAAACATTCCAGCCATTCGTCGTACCATGGAGACGCTCTGTGCCATTGGTTTGGATTATTTGACCTTAGGGCAGTCTGCACCCACTTTATCGGGAGGTGAATCACAGCGCGTTAAACTGGCAGCAGAGTTGGCCCGTCCCAATACCGGGAAAACGTTGTATCTGCTGGATGAACCGACGACAGGCCTGCACTTCGATGACATTGCCAAGCTTTTGAAGGTACTCAACAGTTTGGTTGAATTAGGAAATACGGTGATTGTCATCGAGCATAATCTGGATGTCATCAAAACCGCGGACTGGTTAGTCGACATCGGACCGGAGGCCGGTAGTGCCGGAGGTCAGATTATTGCTTCCGGAACTCCGGAAAAACTGGTCGAACATGCAGAACAATTTCAGAAGCAGCCGACTTCAACTAAATCGCGAAAATCAAAACGAGTGCCTCTCTTAAGATCATATACAGGAGAAATACTGAAACCGATTCTCTCATCTGGCAAACGGCAGGAGCGCGAAGTCTTTGATGCGCAAAGTTTGAGTGAAAAGCAGGCGGGAGATATTGACCTGAAACAGATTGGCCGTGATGCCCAGATGCCCTGGCAGAAAGATGGTCAAGCCTGGCACACACAGGATCACATGGCACTATCGGGGGCTTCTTGCAAGTGGGAAGGGAAAGCTCTGGAAGCCATCATTGCGTTCATCGAAACCAAAGAAGGATTTGGTGAGATTAACTGGAATCATCGCAGCATTGTCGAAGTAGGTGGTCCGGTCAAAAAGCAGGGTTGGTTTTTGCATGCAAATACCGGGGACCAGTGGTTACTTAGGCTCAGCTTCCGGGTAAAACGAAATACATTCAAGCAGGATGAATTACGCGGACAGTTGGCGTTGAAGTCGCTCGATGACCTGGATGAATTGCCCATTTACGGACGTTCGAATCGTGTACGCGTCAAAAACCTGAAAGGACCCTGGCAGGAGGTGAGTCTGACAATTCACTGGTACGAAGAAATTGACACGTCCGAATTTTGGGCATTTCTGGAGTCGGCCTGTGAGTCTTATCTGGGATTAATTCACCGAGATCAAATCAAACCCGATGAAATCATGCCCTGGAAAGTATTGAAAAAGAAATGGCATCTTTCTCGAAAAGGGTTTCCTAACAATAAACGCATCGCCTGGGATGCAGAACTATTAGAATCACTCTTTGAATTGGTCGAAAAAACATATCCCGATTCGACTATTCAATGGGACAATAAATCTTTGGTCAATTTTGTGAGTTCTGGTAAGAAGAAACCGTTTCTGATCATTCATACCAAACGACGTGAAGGTGTGGATGTCACTCTGCAATCGGCAAATGGAGAAATCACGCTGGGTAAAATTGCGGAACTCGGAATGGAACGTGAAATCAAATCTGATTCCAAAGGCAAAGAACAGGCGCGAATTCGTTTCGCCAGTAAAAAACAGATTCAATCAAAAGCTTTCAAACAACTTCTCAAAGAAATGGTGAAGTGA
- a CDS encoding DUF368 domain-containing protein, producing MSDSQESVAQPKSKFPSKQDLLQVGRGLLMGGADIIPGVSGGTVALILGIYQRLIIAISHVDIRLFKLLASRKWGEAAVHLDLRFVIPLGIGILTGVISLASLMHYLLDHHLQLTMSLFFGLILASSFLVAQMVEHWNVSNIVGFLVSLMGIYWLVGEHSVRPPEGNLYVFLCGMVAICAMILPGISGALILVLLGKYHDITGLLKSIPKQLLQGNIDWSGLLTVFVFVIGCALGLILFSKLLRWLLHNYHSLIMAVLCGLMVGSLRRIWPFKIDVTPYSDGQTPEMVPFKHRIYENIWPTEFGGTFWTSIALIIGAAFLVWGLDKLSQKYALHDTSEV from the coding sequence ATGTCAGATTCCCAAGAATCCGTTGCCCAGCCAAAGTCAAAATTTCCATCCAAACAAGATCTTCTACAGGTAGGACGGGGCCTTTTAATGGGTGGGGCAGACATTATTCCCGGTGTCTCAGGGGGAACTGTGGCTTTGATTCTGGGAATCTATCAACGATTAATTATTGCGATCAGCCATGTTGACATTCGGCTTTTCAAACTCCTGGCGAGCCGAAAATGGGGAGAGGCTGCTGTCCATCTGGACTTGCGTTTTGTGATCCCCTTGGGCATTGGAATTCTGACAGGTGTTATCAGCCTGGCGAGTCTGATGCATTACCTACTGGACCACCATCTTCAATTGACCATGTCTCTCTTTTTTGGCTTGATCCTCGCATCCAGTTTTTTAGTTGCGCAAATGGTGGAACATTGGAATGTGTCAAACATTGTTGGCTTTCTCGTCTCACTGATGGGGATCTACTGGCTCGTCGGGGAACATTCTGTCCGTCCTCCCGAAGGGAATCTGTATGTGTTTCTCTGTGGAATGGTCGCCATCTGTGCAATGATTTTACCCGGAATCAGCGGAGCGCTCATACTGGTTTTGTTAGGAAAATATCATGACATCACCGGCTTGCTCAAAAGTATTCCAAAACAGCTATTACAGGGGAACATCGATTGGAGTGGATTGTTGACAGTGTTCGTCTTTGTGATCGGTTGTGCTTTGGGACTGATCCTGTTCAGTAAACTACTGCGTTGGCTACTACACAATTATCATTCTTTGATTATGGCTGTGCTCTGTGGGTTGATGGTCGGCTCCCTACGCCGGATCTGGCCATTCAAGATCGATGTGACACCTTATTCAGACGGTCAAACACCCGAAATGGTCCCTTTCAAACATCGTATCTATGAAAATATCTGGCCAACTGAATTTGGAGGCACATTCTGGACCTCAATTGCTTTGATTATCGGAGCTGCTTTTCTGGTATGGGGGCTCGACAAGCTTTCGCAGAAATATGCACTACATGATACTTCAGAAGTTTGA